The Numida meleagris isolate 19003 breed g44 Domestic line chromosome 12, NumMel1.0, whole genome shotgun sequence genome includes a window with the following:
- the LOC110405403 gene encoding solute carrier family 22 member 4-like isoform X3: MRDYDEVTAFLGEWGRFQRLVFFLLSASIIPNGFNGMSAVFLAGTPEHRCAVPPAANLSEEWRNASIPLELRGGHTEPSRCRRYRLAVLANLSALGLRPGSDVQLAELEQEPCLDGWEYSRDVYLSTIVTEWNLVCEDDWKVPLTTSLFFVGVLIGSFISGQLSDRFGRKSILFLTMAVQTGFSFLQIFSTSWEMFTVLFLIVGMGQISNYVVAFILGTEILGKSVRIIFSTLGVCIFFAIGYMLLPLFAYFIRDWRMLLLALTLPGLLCVPLWWIIPESPRWLISQGRYKEAEVIIRKAAKINNTPAPAVLFDAAEMQDSKPQQQQKAILLDLFRTRNIATITIMSLLLWFFTSVGYFGLSLNTPNLHGDAYINCFLSAVIEVPAYVIAWLLLRSLPRRYSISGTLFLGGGVVLFIKLVPTDLNVLSVCLVMLGKFGITAAFSMLYVYNVELYPTLVRNMAVGATSTASRLGSIIAPYFVYLGAYDRYLPYIVMGSLTVLIGILTLFLPESYGNALPESFEQMLKVKCFRNGQKATGIKNPEESPKTLITPL, from the exons ATGCGGGACTACGACGAGGTGACCGCGTTCCTGGGCGAGTGGGGCCGCTTCCAGCGCCTCGTCTTCTTCCTGCTCAGCGCCAGCATCATCCCCAACGGCTTCAATGGGATGTCGGCCGTGTTTCTTGCCGGTACCCCCGAGCACCGCTGCGCTGTGCCGCCCGCAGCCAACCTGAGCGAGGAGTGGCGGAACGCCAGCATCCCGCTGGAGCTGCGCGGCGGACACACGGAGCCGAGCCGCTGCCGGCGCTACCGCCTGGCCGTGCTCGCCAACCTCTCGGCGCTGGGGCTGCGGCCCGGCTCCGACGTGCAGCTGGcggagctggagcaggagccGTGCCTGGACGGCTGGGAGTACAGCCGCGACGTGTACCTCTCCACCATCGTCACCGAG TGGAACCTGGTGTGTGAGGATGACTGGAAAGTGCCGCTGACCACCTCCCTGTTCTTCGTGGGCGTCCTCATCGGCTCCTTCATCTCAGGGCAGCTCTCGGACAG GTTCGGCAGGAAGAGCATCCTCTTCTTGACCATGGCAGTGCAGACCGGCTTCAGCTTCCTGCAGATCTTCTCCACCAGCTGGGAGATGTTCACAGTGCTCTTCCTCATAGTGGGCATGGGGCAGATCTCTAACTACGTGGTGGCCTTCATACTGG gaacagaaattcTTGGCAAATCAGTTCGTATTATATTCTCTACGTTAGGagtttgcatattttttgcaATTGGCTACATGTTGCTGCCCCTGTTTGCTTACTTCATCAGAGACTGGCggatgctgctgctggcgcTCACCCTCCCGGGGCTGCTCTGCGTTCCGCTCTGGTG GATCATTCCTGAGTCCCCTCGGTGGCTGATCTCCCAGGGAAGATATAAAGAGGCAGAAGTTATTATCCGAAaggctgcaaaaataaacaacaccCCAGCCCCAGCCGTGCTTTTTGATGCCGCCGAG atgcAGGATTCGaagcctcagcagcagcagaaggctaTCCTTCTGGACCTATTTCGAACCCGAAACATTGCAACTATTACTATTATGTCATTACTTTTGTG GTTTTTCACTTCCGTTGGTTACTTTGGCCTTTCCCTCAACACTCCAAACTTGCACGGCGATGCCTACATCAACTGCTTCCTCTCGGCGGTCATCGAAGTCCCGGCGTACGTCATCGCCTGGCTGCTCCTACGCTCCCTGCCTCGCCGCTACTCCATATCTGGCACCTTGTTTTTAGGTGGAGGTGTTGTCCTCTTCATTAAGCTGGTCCCTACAG ATCTCAATGTCCTATCTGTTTGCCTGGTGATGCTTGGAAAATTTGGCatcacagctgcattttcaaTGCTTTATGTCTACAATGTGGAGCTGTACCCAACGCTGGTCAGAAACATGGCAGTTGGAGCTACGTCCACGGCTTCCAGGCTGGGCAGCATCATTGCTCCCTACTTTGTTTACCTGG GTGCCTACGACAGATACCTACCATATATCGtcatgggaagcctgactgtGCTGATAGGGATCCTCACCCTGTTTCTCCCTGAGAGCTATGGCAATGCTCTGCCTGAGAGCTTTGAACAAATGCTGAAGGTGAAATG tttcagaaatggGCAAAAAGCCACTGGCATTAAGAATCCAGAGGAGAGTCCTAAAACTCTCATAACACCGTTGTGA